A genomic segment from Odontesthes bonariensis isolate fOdoBon6 chromosome 8, fOdoBon6.hap1, whole genome shotgun sequence encodes:
- the LOC142385926 gene encoding collagen alpha-1(VII) chain-like, producing MSNFYSYLLPIPVEERIVGPRDLQVSELAHSSLRLTWSQATGDVTGYRLLVTPLSSKGHLLPLQQKQMDLKADVSTTMVTELSPKTDYTLILYAIYPSLIGDSATITIKTTPLPKVSNFRVTEAGLFSLRLGWTPPLGKLNGFKIFIPRSNRPGLTYEQLLSGDTSSHVIDSLEEDKKYTISIYAVYRQGPSEPVSLVGKTLKLVPVQQFLVQNATTDTVQARWASVKGATGYRLTWASQDGHIENVNLGDNFNFYMIQGLHSGSEYTVTINPIFGDIEGPITSTKVKTLESSAVQTLKVSAVSTSTAVVSWNSVPGATGYRLAWGPTPEFVGRDRPRQLALNGSTTEFQLKNVAHDTEYVLTLYVLFGSVVGPGISATFRTSPLGYVSNFKVTSYTSTSIYVEWSPIVGATEYKLSWKTDDSRPQSKYLDRSVLSHQIKDLNPQSTYTVTICAIYGNSEGPEISLSQLTAAMSDSEPIKAVREVKVVDIGVNSFTLSWKKTPGVSGYKISWVPFLGGNEKSEVVSAASTTSTIHNLQESSAYKIQVSPVVGNREGSSVLLTARTLDLPKVEGFAALNTTDSNTVLNWTRVADVSGYLLSWRHISVLETKTETLGPGFSSYKIGDLLYGRTYIFTIRPLYGEVEGPISTIYQRICQDCRQASALIKSHIITDSGLWT from the exons ATGTCAAATTTCTATTCATATTTGCTCCCCATACCAGTTGAAGAGCGCATAGTGGGTCCCAGAGACCTTCAGGTGAGTGAGTTGGCCCACAGCTCCCTCAGGCTTACATGGAGCCAGGCCACAGGTGACGTTACTGGATATCGCCTCCTGGTCACCCCTCTCAGCTCAAAGGGACACCTCCTGCCCCTGCAGCAGAAGCAG ATGGATCTAAAGGCCGATGTGAGCACAACCATGGTGACAGAGCTGAGTCCCAAGACAGATTATACTCTCATTCTCTATGCAATCTACCCGAGCCTCATAGGCGACTCTGCAACAATCACAATAAAGACAA CTCCGTTGCCCAAAGTGTCAAACTTCCGTGTGACTGAGGCGGGTCTGTTCTCTCTGCGTCTCGGCTGGACACCTCCCCTGGGGAAGCTGAATGGATTCAAGATCTTCATCCCAAGAT CCAACAGACCAGGATTAACTTACGAGCAGCTACTTTCTGGAGACACCTCTTCTCATGTGATTGACAGCCTGGAGGAGGATAAGAAGTACACCATCAGTATCTATGCTGTTTACCGCCAAGGACCAAGTGAACCAGTTTCATTAGTGGGCAAAACAT TGAAGTTAGTACCAGTTCAGCAGTTCCTGGTCCAGAACGCCACAACAGACACTGTCCAAGCAAGGTGGGCATCAGTCAAGGGTGCCACAGGATACCGTCTGACATGGGCATCCCAAG ATGGCCACATAGAAAATGTAAACCTTGGGGATAACTTTAACTTCTACATGATCCAGGGCCTTCACTCAGGCTCTGAGTACACTGTCACCATCAACCCCATCTTCGGAGACATCGAGGGGCCCATCACCTCCACCAAAGTCAAGACAT tGGAAAGTAGCGCTGTTCAGACTCTGAAGGTATCTGCTGTGAGCACCAGTACAGCTGTTGTCTCTTGGAACAGTGTTCCGGGGGCTACAGGATACAGGCTGGCATGGGGACCAACCCCAG AGTTTGTTGGTCGGGATCGTCCCAGGCAGTTGGCTCTGAATGGCAGCACcacagagttccagctgaagaATGTAGCCCATGACACAGAGTATGTCCTGACTTTGTATGTGCTGTTTGGATCTGTTGTCGGGCCTGGCATATCTGCTACCTTCAGAACTT CTCCTTTGGGTTATGTGTCCAACTTCAAAGTAACATCCTACACAAGTACCTCCATATATGTGGAATGGAGTCCCATCGTTGGAGCCACAGAGTACAAACTGTCCTGGAAAACAG ATGATAGCAGACCCCAGTCCAAGTACCTGGACCGCAGTGTCCTCTCCCACCAGATCAAAGACCTGAACCCACAGTCCACCTACACAGTCACCATCTGTGCGATATACGGCAACTCAGAGGGACCAGAAATCTCCTTGTCTCAGCTCACAG CTGCAATGTCAGACTCAGAGCCAATCAAGGCAGTAAGGGAGGTGAAGGTTGTGGATATTGGTGTAAATTCCTTCACCCTGTCCTGGAAAAAAACACCAGGGGTCTCTGGGTACAAAATCTCCTGGGTTCCCTTCCTTG GGGGTAATGAGAAGTCCGAAGTGGTATCTGCAGCTTCAACTACCTCCACAATCCACAACCTGCAGGAGAGCTCAGCTTATAAGATTCAGGTTTCCCCTGTTGTGGGCAACAGGGAGGGAAGTTCAGTCCTGCTCACCGCACGCACCT TGGATCTTCCAAAAGTAGAGGGATTTGCTGCCCTGAATACAACAGACAGCAACACTGTTCTGAACTGGACACGTGTGGCGGATGTCTCTGGATATCTCCTCTCCTGGCGACACATTTCAG ttttggaaacaaaaacagagaCGCTTGGCCCTGGCTTCTCCTCATATAAGATTGGTGATCTCCTGTATGGCAGAACATATATTTTCACCATCAGACCTTTGTATGGAGAAGTGGAGGGGCCTATCAGCACCATATACCAGAGAATAT GTCAAGACTGCAGACAGGCCAGTGCACTGATAAAATCCCATATCATCACAGATTCTGGCCTGTGGACTTAG